Part of the Halodesulfurarchaeum formicicum genome is shown below.
TCACGATTTCGCCGTCGATGGCGACCGCTGGGGTGTGCATGACCCCGCGATCGATGATCTCCATGTCGTCCTCGACCTTCGAGATCGACTCGGGACCCGCCGCGAGTTGGTCGGCCGCACGGTTCACGTTCCGCTCGACTTTCTTGCACCGGGGACAGCCCGGACCGATGATTTCGACGTGCATGGCTGGCTTTGGGTGGCCCACGTGGAGCCATTCCAAATTATCCTTGAACGGCTGGCGGCTTAATCGTGGTGGTTTCAAATGTATTTAGAACAGGTGGTCGGGGCCCGGCTCTCGATGAGTTGCTGGAAACGGTTCACTGGAACAGGTCAGTCGAGAGATACCGCTCGCCGGAGTCCGGCAAGATGGTCACCACGGTCCGGTCCGCGTACTCGGGACGGTTCGCAACCTCGATCGCCGCGTGGAGTGCCGCACCGCCGGAGATCCCGGTCAGCAGCCCGGTCTCCTGGCTCAGTTCGCGGGTTGTGGCTTTTGCTTCCTCGGTCGTGACGGTGAGGACCTCGTCCAGCAGGTCCACCGCCAGGATGTCCGGAACGAATCCCGCGCCGATGCCCTGGATCCCGTGGCTGCCCGACTCCTCGCCCGAGAGCACCGCCGAATCCGCCGGCTCGACCGCGACCACCTCGAAATCCTCGCGACCCAGCTCCTCCTTGTAGTACTGTGCGACGCCGGTGACGGTCCCGCCGGTGCCCACGCCCGCAACAAAAACGTCCGCGTCGCCGTCGGTGGCGGCCTCGATCTCCGGGCCGGTCGTCTCGCGGTGCACCCCCGGATTCGCCGGGTTCTCGAACTGCTGGGGGACGAACGCGGGCTCGTTGGCTTCGGCGAGTTCCGTGGCCCGGTCGATCGCACCTGTCATGCCCCCGTCCGCGGGGGTCAATTCGAGGTCCGCGCCCAGGGCCCGCAGCAGCGTGCGGCGCTCTTCGCTCATCGATTCGGGCATCGTCAGCACCAGGTCATACCCCTTCGCCGCGGCGGCGTAGGCCAGCCCGATGCCCGTGTTCCCGCTAGTCGGTTCGATGATCGTCGTCCCGGCTTCGAGTTCGCCCGCTTCCTCGGCGGCCTCCAGCATCGCAACCGCGACTCGGTCCTTCACCGAGGAGAGCGGGTTAAACGACTCGACCTTGGCGAGGAGATTGGGCGCAAATGAGTCCAGACGCAATAGTGGCGTGTTTCCGACGAGATCCGTCGAGGACTCGACGATGCGGGCGGCGGGCTCTGAATCGGACATTCTAGGATGTCCCAAAAACGTGGCGGTACATAATTATCGATTCCGTTATCGGATGCTGGGAACTAGTGGGTCGGTATTGGATGTTCCCTGAAGCGGTCCCAAGGAGAGTCCAGGGAGAAAGACCGGGACGACATCGGGGCCGCGAAGTGCTTCGAAAGGTCGTCGACATGCCCCTCGAGTGAGGCCTCGCATACCTTCCGCCGAGGTGGAATCACGCACTACTTCTCCAGTAACTCCCCCAGGACATAGTCACCGACCGGGCAGCGGTGAGTGGCGAGAATAAGAAACTCATTCCGACGGACGGACGGACGGGAAAAGGACAAGATGGAGCAGCGGCGGCAGTATCTGGATCGGTTCTCAGAACGGGAGAGACGCGTCGGTTCGTTCATTTACCGATTCTCATCGATCCATTCACAAAAGGTATCGAAATCATTGGCACCCGCCTGATCCGCTATCTCGCGGAGAGTTCCGACCCGTAATTCGTCGTGAAGAGGGACAGTGACGTGCCTCCGATCGTTCTCGTTCGTGGGATGCTCATAGTAGAGTTGGGCGTGGTCTCCTGTCGTTCGACGCCATTCGAAATCGCCAACATTCACTAACACCTTCACGACCGCTTGCCCCGAGAACGTCCGTCGACTCATTCTACTTCAAGATGTCCGGCGGTTCCTGGTCCCCGGTCGTGTTCGCCGCTGGATCGATCCCCATCGCTTCCAATTCGGTTTCTGTTGGAGAATGTCCAGTTTCGTCTTCGAAAAGTTGCACGGCATCATCGAGATTCGCGAGGGCTACTTCCCGGGTTTCTCCCTGAGTAGAGACTCCAGTATCGACATCTTTCGCAATCCACCACCCCTCTTCACGCCACAGGCGGATCTCGCCATTGTGGGAGTCGGCATTGCGACTCGAACTAGCCATCTCACATGTAATTACGGGAAGGACTGCATAAACATTTGGCCCTGCAATTTTTCCCAATCGAGATATTTTCAAATCGACGTCTCATTTGCCAGATTCCGCAATTCTTCCCAGATGGAAGCGATTCAGTTGTGACCGATCCGCCGGTCTCCAGATACTCGATGAGCAGCATATGGCGGCTGAGCTGCTCGGGGGAGAGTTCAATTAGTTCTACGGATCGCAGAAGCGGCCCCGAGGGGAGTCTCGGGAGGAAGACCGGGACGAAATCGGGGCCGCGAAGTGTCCGACGGAACCTGAGCGGACCCGAGGGGACTCCCGCGAGCGGCGAGGGCGACCAGCGGGAGCCTTCGAAATGGACGAACGGTGAGCGGAGCGACGTGAGTCAGCGAGCGGGAGGTTGTCAGGAGGTGAGCGGAGCGAACGAACTGACAGAATTTGAACCACGCCCGAGAACCTGCGTTTCGCAGAACCTCGGTCTCATTCAAATCCCTTGCTCCGTTCACTCTGCCGAGCGCGGTGCCTTCCGGCACACGCGCTGAGTTCCGTAGAAGCGGACCCGAGGGGATTTGAACCACGGTCGGAGCAAAGCTCCTCCCTGATTCAAATCCCCGTCCGCTTCGCTCCTCACCGTCGTTCGTCGCAGAAGCGGACCCGAGGGGATTTGAACCCCTGACATCTTGGTCCGGAACCAAGTACTCTATCCAAACTGAGCTACG
Proteins encoded:
- the cysK gene encoding cysteine synthase A — protein: MSDSEPAARIVESSTDLVGNTPLLRLDSFAPNLLAKVESFNPLSSVKDRVAVAMLEAAEEAGELEAGTTIIEPTSGNTGIGLAYAAAAKGYDLVLTMPESMSEERRTLLRALGADLELTPADGGMTGAIDRATELAEANEPAFVPQQFENPANPGVHRETTGPEIEAATDGDADVFVAGVGTGGTVTGVAQYYKEELGREDFEVVAVEPADSAVLSGEESGSHGIQGIGAGFVPDILAVDLLDEVLTVTTEEAKATTRELSQETGLLTGISGGAALHAAIEVANRPEYADRTVVTILPDSGERYLSTDLFQ
- a CDS encoding type II toxin-antitoxin system HicA family toxin yields the protein MSRRTFSGQAVVKVLVNVGDFEWRRTTGDHAQLYYEHPTNENDRRHVTVPLHDELRVGTLREIADQAGANDFDTFCEWIDENR
- a CDS encoding thioredoxin family protein, with product MHVEIIGPGCPRCKKVERNVNRAADQLAAGPESISKVEDDMEIIDRGVMHTPAVAIDGEIVIEGEVPDVEELTELLAAA
- a CDS encoding type II toxin-antitoxin system HicB family antitoxin codes for the protein MASSSRNADSHNGEIRLWREEGWWIAKDVDTGVSTQGETREVALANLDDAVQLFEDETGHSPTETELEAMGIDPAANTTGDQEPPDILK